The Micropterus dolomieu isolate WLL.071019.BEF.003 ecotype Adirondacks linkage group LG14, ASM2129224v1, whole genome shotgun sequence DNA segment tgagaaataaaatgaacttttttgatttttggaaaatggctgcaatgaaacaaagagtgaaaaatttaaaggggtctgaatactttccgtacccactgtatgtaagcagctctgtgaggctgtacttaggcacagtgcTGCTTTGAGCTCTATGCTAACAAGCATGCTCACAATGTTAATCCTGGCAATAATGTTTATAATTTGCATGCTAATAtttagctaattagcactaattACAAAGtgtagctgaggctgatgggaatgtctttAGTTCTCCAGATGTTTGGTGATAAACCCAAGtattgtatatatttaaattttgacTTGATAGTGCTAAATTAAAGATCAGAGGATAACCAAAGTTATTagaatccatccagtagttgttgagatatttcagtctggaccaaagtgctGGACTGTCAAACTAGTATTTCAATCTCTAGAGCCGTGTTGCGAGCAAGGCTTAAAGACATTCGTACATCTCAGTTGCCCGGTGCCTTGGAGAGAAAATACCTGCAAACGTCAGATCcctataatataataaatattcaagtAATATACCTGAAATTTACATCCTAATTTCCCACACTTCTCTGTACCCAGACTGCCAGAGGTGACCCGTCTTGATCTGAGCCACAACCCGATGACCTACCTTGGAGAGGAGGTGGTGTCCATGGCCAAACTGACCCACCTCTTCCTGGACCACATGTCCCTGCAGGACCTGGCCAACTCAGCTGTATCGAAATCCCCCAACCTCATCCACTTGGACATCAGCTACAACCAGCTGCGTGTCATCCAGCCCTTCTCTGAAGGTTCACCCAAGCTGGCACGCCTCAACCTTGCTGGAAACCCCATCTACTGCAACTGCTACCTACGTCCACTCAGGTACAGCAGACCTTTGTGGATTTTGAACCAATGGCTGACTTTTAGGCCATAGTTCTTTTATTCTGTCAAACAAAAAGGTACTAATccccaatctctctctctttttgttacCTCACTACAGGGAGTGGGCAATCCGTAGCAAGGTGAAGCTGATTGGGACATGTGGAGGACCGGCCCATCTGTCAGGAGAAAGCCTGGATGCCGTTCATCCTCCTGAGCTGCGTTGTCAGAGCCAGGAGGCCATGCTGAAGGCAGAGTTCGAGGAAGCAACCAGGATCGTGCCACCACCCACTGTAGAGCCAGAGAACAAGGTCAAGTGTCCTGCCAACTGTGCCTGCGAGGTGAGTGGGTTGTATGAAGTTGGACTCCAGGGGACACAGTTTTATGATTTACATTTGTAGTGTACTGACACTGTTTTCTTGCCCTCTTGTACATCTGTTAGCTGAGTAGTTACCAGAAAACAAATGAGGAACGAATGTGGAATTAACTGCTAGTGAACCATTAGTTAATGAGTAACTTCTAATCAAATTTTATAGAGTAGCTAATGATTAGGTAATGGTTAGTTATTTAAGAAATGAGTGAGGACCTAATTATTGATTGATCGTTATCAAGTTCTTATAATAATTCATAACTATATAGTAGATAATGATTAATAACTAGAGAACACACTGGGAGATCCTATATTAATGCATCATTAGGTAATTTAGTTCATGAATATCTGTGAATCGATCACTGACAATTTTCTTGATGTGAAAAGCACAAAACTAGTATTGATTCatttattactaattacttaactaatacttactgttttgcaccGCAAGTAAAGTGATACATAAAACAAACTGGAGTGGGCGTGTCTCACTATATTACAGTGGTCAGTAGGATTATTCAGATATTCATGAACTAATCATTACCTAATGATTAATTGATATAAGAGCTCCCAGTCTGTTCTCTAGTAACTCATCTCCATTATGAACTATTAGGGAAGTAATTATTAACGATTCATCCATAATCAAGTCTTTCCTGATTTGTTCCTCACTTATTTCTTAATGAACTAGCCAAGTGTTGCCAACTATGCCTTCAACTGTATCACTGAAACTTTTTCTGCTGCCAAACACCATTGTAGCTGATGGGAATACCTTAAAGTCATGTTAAAtactattttgataaataaaaaataagtgtaAAAGTGAGTTTCAGTGTAATGTTCCTCAATAGCAGTATTTAGAAATGACTGATAAGCGATATGCATGTTTCTGAACGTCTTATAGCCACttccaaataaaaaaagcaataaaCACACCCACGGTTTTGCTGCTACAGTTAGTTTTTGATAGATATATTTTACTTCTCTACTTGTGCTAAACTATGTTTTAAGCTTTTACCATCATTCCATATTTGTCACTTGCAAAAGTTATGGtctaattattattagttattgcTTTAACTTATACTTAAATATTCTGCATTTTCTGTTACTATTAGTATTACAGACTCTACAACCATCAATTATaattgttcagttttttttgtttgccctAAAACCCgctgaacaaaatgttttgtagttTAGCTTAAAGTTTATTTGATTTGCAAATACAAATGtctaataaaaaagaataaaaaaaaccccaaaacttATAATTGGCGAATACACAGTGGTTCCAAACATGGGGGTGGGGACCCTCCAATTGGGTCATAAGATAAGTCTTAGGGGTCACCATTTGATCGCAaagaaggaaaaacatttttgaaaccCAAATTGTTGAATTTTGCTgacttttaaaagaaatatgattaTAGAAAATTTGGCATCAAATAACAATTTTGGTAGTGTCAGGAGAGCTgaatgtgtatgtatgcattcAAAGGGAGAGTGGAAAACTATATGACTTGTGCTGGCACTGTGTCCTCTGTCCATTACCTGCTGGCCTTCAGGCTGAGACGCACCACTCATCGTGTGAGAACCGTGGCCATACCAAAGTTCCACGGGGTTTCTCTCCCAACACGCGTCTCCTCGACTTGCGTGGCAACAACTTCCACTACATCCCATCCAATAGCTTCCCCGGTGTTACCCAAGTCGTGTCCCTACATCTGCAGCGCTGCAAGATCGTGGAGGTGGAGGGTGGGGCTTTCAGTGGAATGAAGGGACTGATCTACCTGTACCTGTCGGAGAATGACCTCTCTTCTCTCAGCCCTGATGCTTTTAAAGGtcttttaaatgcaaaaattaAAAGGCATTTGTTGCATTATTCTTACTTGTGTcttactaaaataaaatttcaatAATCTAATTTCCCAGGCCTCCCACAGCTGACTTATCTCCACCTGGAGAAGAACCGCTTCACCACTTTTCCCAAAGGAGCCTTCAAACTGGTGCCTAGTCTGCTGGCACTTCACCTGGAGAATAACGCCATCACCAAGATGGAACCAGACATGTTGACCGGAGCTGAGGGCCTCAGAGCCCTCTACCTCACCGGGAACACCATTGATCATGTGTCACCCAGGGGTCTGGACCAGGCCAATGACCTCGATACGCTTCACCTGGGAGGAAACAAGCTGAAGGGGGTGCCCACTGAAGCGCTGAGCAAAGCGCGAAACCTCAGAGACCTGCGGCTGTCGGGGAATTCAATTCGCTGGGTGGGGCCAAATGCTTTTAGACCACTGGGGAGGTCACTGAAGGAGCTGTATCTGGACAACATGGGACTGGAGAAGGTGAGCGGGTTCTTGATGGGAGCTACTAGTCATACTCAAACAGCACCTTTCTCCATATTTTCTCTAACCTGACCATTTActcatcaaaataaaaacttaagcACTGAAATGCTGAGCTCATTTCACTGAGGTTATTCAACAATGTCCTGCTCTAGATGTCACAGAACTCCCTGGCAGGTCTGGGTCCAGGGTTGAGGAGTCTCTTCCTGGAAGGCAACCAGCTAGAGGAGGTACCTAACCTCCACCCTTTCACTTCTCTGGAGGTCATCAACCTGGCCGACAACCCTCTGATGTGTGACTGCCCTCTGCTGCCACTACGCATGTAAGGCAATTCTGGCACAGTGTAGTCAGAAATGATTAGGGTTCTCACAGAAAGGAGTTTCTAAAGTCTGAACATTTCTCCAGCTCCTCAAAGCAGGACAAAGCTTGTTTTATGTCTAAAATGGATTTTTTATCTCGGATGATTCTTAACTAATATATAATTAAGCACACATATATATTACACCCTATGACCcaataaaaaaatagattaaGAACCTTAAATCCAGTGGGAAAACTTGATTGCACTCCAGCTACATTACTGTTACATTTTAGCTACTAGTAACACTAGTTCCTAATCGGAGATGGTTCTAGTCTGAccaattttaataaaataatttgatctTTCATTTTCATCTAGGTGGATTGAGAAAGTCAACCTGAAGGTACGAGCCACATGTGCCAATCCCCCTGAGCTGAAGGGCCGCAGGGTCAAGGACGTCCACATCTTCAAAGCCTGTCCTGGGGGCGAGAGCCTCCCCTCCGGCCCTACTGTCACCCCAAAGCCCGCCAAGGCACCCAAGGCAACTAAACCCAAACCAATGCACCTCAACAGCCTTCGGCAGGTCAAAATGGTCAAAGCTAAATCCAAACTTCGCCAAAGTCCCAACACAAAACCAGCAGCAGCCAAGAAAACCTCAAAGGGACGCAGCTTGGCCTGATATAGCAGCCTTTTGTACTAATGTTGAGACCACAACTTCAAGTAAACTGGCAACTGATTTTGAGGTTAAACCCTGGATTCAACTCTCTAAAACTGTAACCTCTGCCGACTTTAAAAGCTTTAGCTGCTGAGGCTGTTTCACGTCTCCTCCCAGTCAGTTTTCAATTAGTCAATCTTGTGCAGTATTTCCTCTTTGCAGTCGAATCAATGTGTTGAAAAAggtcaagatttttttttttttttaaatcatcctGGGAACCTACACTGAGCACACGTTTTTTGTCAGCACTGCTCTCCTTCACATTCACAGCATTAGATACACATTCCCAGCTCGTCAAGCTCCAGAGCAGCGCTGTTGGAAGTTTTAGCATCTTGAAAGAGGCTGTTGTCATTAGCTTTAGCTATTTGCTCAATAATGATCCAATCTTTGGCTTTAAGCTAGTTATCCTTAACCACTAAACTGCATAATGTACTGAACTCACTCAAGTCCCATTTTGTAAAGATACCTTCATacaacaagcatcaacagaaaGTTGAggaacagcattttttttttttatcagtgatttcatatttacaaaaaataatacatctggatataaaacaggaaaaaaataaaacattacaacaaCCATTTGTCTGCTATATCATCCCAGAATGATCAAACATGAAGACCTTCAGAGTCTTATTTACAGGTTTGTCTGACAACATGGAGGAAGTGAGGTAGTTTTAAAACTGGTTAAGCTGGTCCTTGTGAAACATATGCAGTCAGTAAGGTATTTAGAGTATTTAAATTTATGACCCTTAAGATGTTCATAAAATCAAACCCTGTTTTTAATACTATATAGTCAGTATTGCAGTTATGTTCTATAATTACTTCTCtatattgtagtttttattgGTAGTGGCAGAGGCTGCCATTCCTGCTCTGGATTCAAACTGCCTATCCAAGCCAAGACATTCACAGGAAACATGCTTGCATGTAATCCAGCGTTACTGTGTAATTTATCATTGATATCAGCCTCAATGTTTACGTGCTTATGACGAATAGGCTCTGCCAtcctgagctgctgctgttgctcccTTCAGCTCTGGGAAAGCAATCACTGCTGGTTGACAGAACACATCACTACCGGCGACGGCGGTGAGCCAGTGTGGGAACGTTGCCACAGCTTTAAAAAACTGTTCTACTGCGAATACAGAGATTTATCGGGCGGTGATAGGTTTAATCAGCATTCACTTAACTCGTTTGGCaaagggcttgaatgtaacagaTGTAAATTTTACACGGAAAATCTAGTTTTAATGCCAACCCACCATTTCCTACTGCTGCGAGTTCACTTTgttcttttattgtgaagcagtcCTAGAAAATGCAATGTATCTGCCATCATAGTGCCGCTGTTCTTAGAAAATGCGTGTGCAAAATGAGACGACTGTCATTCTGAGCGTTTTTGACTGAGGgtcagttttaaatattgcaggTAGCAATGGAACAAGTATCTCTTTTTAAAACTCCTCTAATTATTTTTGTCTGACTTCTCTATTAAAACATCAGTTTGTTTGATTGCACCCAACTTTCTGAGACCAGCACTTGCAGTTAACTCGCGTGTCACCATatcaaccaggactgaaatctcACGGATCATACTTCAAACCaccagtgtattttttttatttgctctaaATATCCCAGcctgcttttgtcttttttcagtgGTTTTCCTTCAGGGTCATCCCAATGTCATCTCCTTGGCTTCACTCCTCCTGGTCCAGCCTTTGTCTCCCCTCTACACcactgcttttttgttttcactctgctgCATGCTGCTTTCCCCAGTAAAGCTCACTTCCAGTGATCCCGACTCTTCACTTCTTCCTGCTGCAGTTTCACTCTGCTCTGTCTTTTCATGCGATACGTTTTCCAAGCTGCACTGCTCTGCTGCCTGTTGTAGTCTTGACTTACTGtgccctcctccctcctcctgtttGATTATACCCAGAGAGACTTGTTGAGGGTTGTCTACAGGGGCAATGGGGGTTTccatctccacctcctccactttCACCTGCACTGCAAAGACTACACAGACAGAATGTAGTCAACAAATTACCAATATGGTCTCACAAAATGAGGGGAAAGTGAACAGCATCTGTGAGTTTGTTAACTTACTCTCATGCTCCTCTGGCTCAGTCTTCGGCTGGATGAGAGGCATTTTTGGAGGAAGACGGAGGCCTTCCATCCCTGAAGGACCGTCAGCGCCAAGGACCTCAGGCTCCTGACCAGTGTCATCTTTAGCTTGGTCCTGAGAGAGCCTCTTCTTTGCATTCCTCTTTTCTATAGAAAGCAAAATAGTAGTTCAACAACTATCAGAAGTACCACAACACTAAATGTGAATCTGGAAGACTCCATATAGATTTTAGTCTGAACTTACTCCTTTTCCCAAtgcatttcttgttttgtgCTGCCTGGTTTTCGTTTACATCAGCTGgaacacagaacaaaacaccTTTTTATTAAACAATTTTTATACAGGGTCAAAAACATCCACACAGCACTGACCACCTGTTGCTCCTTTGTCACAGTTGTAAACTACAGGCTAGAAGGGGAAACTTGTGATAGAAAGGTGGACAGTTTTCTGCCGCATTTGGTCTTTAATTCCTCCAATAATCCAAATTACAGTTCAATCGGAATTAAAATGTCTCATGTAAACACCTCAATCAGATAAATAAAGTGGCTCAGATGACCAGTTAATTAACGCAGCTCTCTATTGCCATTATGAGGTGTTTACCGAGTCCAGGAGGTGGCTGGAGCTGGTAGCCCATGAGTTCACACCAGCCGACCGGGTAGATGTCTGGGGATTGGTGGTCGATCCACTGGTCAAACTCATCCTCCCAGCCGTCGAAGTGGATAAGCAACAGGCGGCCCACATAGCGCTTCACGGTGGCCACACACACCAGGCGCGGCTCCATCAAGTCCACCGCCTCCAGCTTCATGTTGGGCGAGAAGCTGTGGCCCGGATAGTcctgaagaaagaaagacacactGAGGGTTCATACGCAGTTTGAtgaagtttgtttttgtaccaaattaaaacaaactaatacaCAGATTGTAGCCCTTGTGTGATCTTATTAATATGTTGCTAAACAGAGAGAACAACTTCAAATGCTGCACAAGGTTTGGACTTCCTGTCTTACAGCATTGAACAGTCGTGCCGGTGCAGCTTTAGCTTTGGTCTCCTTAAGGTATTTCTCCCAGGTGAAGGTCTGAGAGTCATAACCTGCcaagacagaaaaaacaggAAATCTTTTCATCAACAGTATAGTGCTCGAGTTATTTTCCATCTTCTTCAACATCTTTCAAGAACAGGATGGTAAAGCAAAGAGACAAAGTGTGAGCTGGAGCAGAGGCTGAACTAAGAGGCATGTTTATATTTACCCTGGGGTACCGTGAGagggatgttgttctttttgCAGAAGTCTACAGGAAGGATGGCATGAGATGAGGCGTGGTAACAAAACCAGTCAGAGCCGTTGTTTGATATGGTGCCATCGATCCCCACCATCAGGTAGCCATCTAACAGCACCTGGGAGgagtggagggagggaggcagagacaAACGGGGAAACAGATGAAAAGAGAGACAACAATGTAGGAGTTAGTGTGTTTAACATAACTAGATGATTGCTTACACTGACTGCATACATCTATAGTCAGTTATGGAATTTATATTCCATTACACCTAATTGTTAAGATCAGTCTGGTCTGTCTGATTAGGTTTAATAAAGATTAGAAAACCCAACACACAAAATTTAGGTACAGGAAATAGATGTCTTACCTTGTGTACAGTGGCCACACAGATACTTCCCAGGTTGAGAGGGTCAATGGCCTCCAGCTTCATTCCTTCCTCAAAGAAACTTCCCTCCATGTAGACAAACCTGGGCTGCAGATCACACAGTGGCTGTAGACTATGTAGACGTGACTTTCAATAGGTGGTGAGTGCAGATTATCGTTACATAACCCAAATTCACTAGTACTCATTTCACTTTGACGTCAACTGTCAAAGTGAAATTGTCTGATGATTGTCAGATGGGACCAAAATACAGAGCTGAGAATTGAGAGTATTTCTATTACTTTCAACATATTTCTTCAGTTCCAGGCTAAATTCTCTATCAATAGTGAAACGCTACTATAATGTGCGCTGGTTACGTCCTTAaatatatcatcatcatcatcatcttaaaCTTGTCAAGCCATTTTTGCTTTAGGTGTTTGGAGTGAAGCACATATACACTGTAAAGAT contains these protein-coding regions:
- the chadlb gene encoding chondroadherin-like b; this encodes MYSQLCPDTLLLSLLLLCIPATYTAKCPPQCICDQIQLTVTCVNKNLTQIPPTVDEITVKLDVRGNDIQELPTGAFKHTPYLTHLSLQRCNIHRVKEGAFRGLGRLVFLNLASNNIDILYQESFDGLSSLKQLMIDRNRVEEIQPGAFSQLGFLNLLSLTHNQLIYIPNMAFQGLQNIKWLRLSHNSLNYLDTEAFAGLFTLTRLSLDHNELQFFPSETMTRLPEVTRLDLSHNPMTYLGEEVVSMAKLTHLFLDHMSLQDLANSAVSKSPNLIHLDISYNQLRVIQPFSEGSPKLARLNLAGNPIYCNCYLRPLREWAIRSKVKLIGTCGGPAHLSGESLDAVHPPELRCQSQEAMLKAEFEEATRIVPPPTVEPENKVKCPANCACEAETHHSSCENRGHTKVPRGFSPNTRLLDLRGNNFHYIPSNSFPGVTQVVSLHLQRCKIVEVEGGAFSGMKGLIYLYLSENDLSSLSPDAFKGLPQLTYLHLEKNRFTTFPKGAFKLVPSLLALHLENNAITKMEPDMLTGAEGLRALYLTGNTIDHVSPRGLDQANDLDTLHLGGNKLKGVPTEALSKARNLRDLRLSGNSIRWVGPNAFRPLGRSLKELYLDNMGLEKMSQNSLAGLGPGLRSLFLEGNQLEEVPNLHPFTSLEVINLADNPLMCDCPLLPLRMWIEKVNLKVRATCANPPELKGRRVKDVHIFKACPGGESLPSGPTVTPKPAKAPKATKPKPMHLNSLRQVKMVKAKSKLRQSPNTKPAAAKKTSKGRSLA